In Stigmatopora nigra isolate UIUO_SnigA chromosome 11, RoL_Snig_1.1, whole genome shotgun sequence, the following proteins share a genomic window:
- the LOC144204105 gene encoding protein FAM237A-like, translated as MMSPLAATVLALSCVCVMPLHLQVDPLTLPRTNPQCWDSATAVLLEMRSPRLADTVPAFWDLMVVLRVSDDDKLAALYWDLARVFWEIYLDCVMSKSHGLGRRHVTGEHPLATDKSFKFNSSGENWRLRLSFQVRHNDHIKSTKRKINTY; from the exons ATG ATGTCCCCCCTGGCCGCCACGGTCTTGGCGCTGAGCTGCGTGTGCGTGATGCCCCTGCACCTCCAGGTGGACCCCCTGACCCTGCCCCGCACCAACCCGCAGTGCTGGGACTCGGCGACGGCTGTGCTCCTGGAGATGCGCTCGCCCAGGTTGGCTGACACGGTGCCCGCTTTCTGGGACCTGATGGTGGTCCTCCGGGTGTCGGACGATGACAAACTCGCCGCTCTCTACTGGGACTTGGCACGAGTCTTCTGGGAAATCTATTTGGACTGCGTCATGTCGAAGAGTCACGGCCTGGGACGCCGGCACGTCACCGGCGAGCACCCCCTCGCAACGGACA AATCATTCAAATTCAACAGCTCAGGAGAAAACTGGAGATTAAGGCTGAGCTTTCAAGTGAGACACAATGATCACATCAAAAGCACCAAGAGGAAAATTAATACGTACTGA